In Staphylococcus lloydii, the following proteins share a genomic window:
- a CDS encoding ATP-binding protein: MKIKSLEIYGYGKFIESKIDFNDTLTEIYGENESGKSTIQAFIHSILFGFPTKKENEPRLEPRLGNQYGGKLTLIQSDGSEIEVERIKGSATGDVKVYLPNGAIRDEEWLKNQLNYISKRTYQGIFSFNVLGLQDIHRNMNETQLQDYLLQAGALGSTEFTSMRESLNQKKDEIYKKNGRNPLINQQIEQLNDLEQQIRDEESKLTEYKRYVDDKDKASRRLDNLKQNLAQLSKLHSQKQKEVALHEQTQEWKYLESSLNIEPVQFPEQGIDRYEAAKIQTQNLKRDIGLRQEKLSQLEHENENIAVAKQSDIDAINSLYQQENEIKQKEMELKSIEKEIQDKEREKIGLKSNIGWQDVYHDVDSSEAMKSHVNDQIKIKQEQSAYLQQLERSLEENKIDTETNNSELTALESDIVPDETFEKKKQHSQQVFELQEKNNLFQKMRDAFEVEQQENQRKQNMLRISLIVLALISVGLTIFSFVSANVIFGVIFAILAVVFVVGIFFVKQRTIGHTETFTKEIEDLEYQINHLENNYDLDFDLDDQFRIREQWHNGVKNKEALEKKEYYLKNSIDQARQSFEDAQQNIDNVKANLYLSDKISDELIIDSINTMNKIKEYDNHVEELKQQQQQLKQELDTFYNHGQEVTKNQLAQFNTLSFFHDIRQWLSSARTNVEKYNRNKDQINLISNEIKQLNHRLEENQNVITELFAFVNVEDEEAYYRQHEHHKIYHQQLNRFNDLTKYLENQNYSYEDNSKLSQKTTAQLAHEDEVLSKQVDDYNDQYLNMQSEVSDLNSKISHMETDSTLAHLRHRYHILKNKLNNAAKDWASLSYLQTLVDEHIQQIKDKRLPQVINEATSIFNQLTNGSYVQVTYANDDLMVKHQNGQMYLPVELSQSTRELLYIALRFSLIMTLKPYYPFPIIIDDAFVHFDKKRKERMMDYLRKLSQSYQILYFTCVKDSSVPSKQIVTLNKLEEGGK, translated from the coding sequence TTGAAAATAAAATCATTAGAAATATATGGCTATGGTAAGTTTATTGAGAGTAAGATTGATTTTAATGATACGTTAACAGAAATATATGGTGAAAACGAATCGGGTAAATCAACGATCCAAGCATTTATACATTCAATCTTATTTGGTTTTCCAACTAAAAAAGAAAACGAACCACGTTTAGAACCTAGATTAGGTAATCAATATGGCGGGAAATTAACATTAATTCAATCTGATGGTTCAGAAATAGAAGTCGAAAGAATTAAAGGCAGTGCTACTGGTGATGTTAAGGTATACTTGCCAAATGGCGCAATTAGAGATGAAGAATGGTTGAAAAACCAATTAAATTATATTTCAAAACGTACATATCAAGGCATCTTTTCATTTAATGTTTTAGGCTTACAAGATATTCATCGTAATATGAATGAAACGCAACTTCAGGATTATTTATTACAAGCAGGAGCGCTTGGTTCAACTGAATTTACAAGTATGAGAGAATCATTGAACCAGAAAAAAGATGAAATATACAAAAAGAACGGACGTAATCCTTTAATAAATCAACAAATTGAACAGTTAAATGACTTAGAACAACAAATTCGTGATGAAGAATCGAAATTAACAGAATATAAAAGATATGTAGATGATAAAGATAAAGCATCACGTCGCTTAGACAATTTGAAACAAAATTTGGCGCAATTATCTAAGTTGCATAGTCAAAAGCAAAAAGAAGTAGCATTGCATGAGCAAACACAAGAATGGAAATATTTAGAGTCATCACTAAATATAGAACCCGTTCAGTTTCCTGAACAAGGTATTGATCGTTACGAAGCTGCAAAAATTCAAACTCAAAATTTAAAAAGAGACATTGGCTTAAGGCAAGAAAAATTATCACAACTTGAACATGAAAATGAAAATATTGCTGTAGCTAAACAATCAGATATTGATGCGATTAACAGCCTTTATCAACAAGAGAATGAAATAAAACAAAAAGAAATGGAATTAAAATCAATAGAAAAAGAGATTCAAGACAAAGAGCGTGAAAAGATTGGCTTGAAATCTAATATAGGTTGGCAAGATGTTTATCATGATGTTGATAGCTCAGAAGCTATGAAAAGCCATGTGAATGATCAAATCAAGATAAAACAAGAACAATCTGCTTATTTGCAACAATTAGAACGTAGTTTAGAAGAAAATAAAATTGATACTGAAACAAACAATTCTGAATTAACAGCATTAGAGTCAGATATTGTGCCTGACGAAACTTTTGAAAAGAAAAAACAACATAGCCAACAAGTATTTGAGCTACAAGAAAAAAATAATCTTTTCCAAAAGATGAGAGATGCTTTTGAAGTCGAGCAACAAGAAAATCAAAGAAAGCAAAATATGTTAAGAATAAGTTTAATTGTTTTAGCATTAATCAGTGTCGGTTTAACTATCTTTTCATTTGTATCTGCCAACGTAATTTTTGGTGTGATATTTGCGATTTTAGCAGTTGTGTTTGTCGTAGGCATTTTCTTTGTTAAACAAAGAACGATTGGCCATACTGAAACATTCACGAAAGAAATAGAAGATTTAGAATACCAAATTAACCATTTAGAAAATAACTATGATTTAGATTTTGATTTAGATGACCAATTTAGAATCAGAGAACAATGGCATAATGGTGTGAAAAATAAAGAAGCACTAGAGAAAAAAGAATACTATTTAAAAAATAGTATTGACCAAGCTAGACAATCATTTGAAGACGCTCAACAAAATATCGATAATGTCAAAGCTAATTTATATTTATCAGATAAAATTTCTGATGAATTAATCATTGATAGTATCAATACAATGAATAAAATAAAAGAGTATGATAACCATGTTGAAGAACTAAAACAACAACAACAGCAATTAAAGCAAGAATTAGATACGTTTTATAATCATGGGCAAGAAGTTACGAAAAATCAGTTAGCACAGTTCAATACATTATCGTTCTTCCATGACATTAGACAATGGTTGAGTAGCGCTAGAACGAATGTTGAAAAATACAACAGAAACAAAGATCAAATTAATTTGATTTCCAACGAAATTAAACAATTGAATCATCGTTTAGAAGAAAATCAAAACGTTATTACAGAGTTGTTTGCGTTTGTGAATGTTGAAGATGAAGAAGCTTATTATAGACAACATGAGCATCATAAAATTTATCATCAACAATTAAACCGTTTTAATGATTTAACTAAATATCTAGAAAACCAAAATTACAGTTATGAAGATAATTCAAAATTAAGTCAAAAAACGACAGCTCAATTAGCACACGAAGACGAAGTGCTATCTAAACAAGTTGATGACTACAATGATCAGTATTTAAACATGCAATCAGAAGTTAGTGATCTAAATTCAAAAATTTCACATATGGAAACAGATAGCACTTTAGCTCATTTAAGACATAGATATCATATTCTAAAAAATAAATTGAATAATGCTGCGAAAGACTGGGCTAGTTTAAGTTATTTACAAACATTAGTGGATGAGCATATTCAACAAATTAAAGATAAAAGATTGCCACAAGTTATTAATGAAGCAACAAGTATTTTTAATCAATTAACTAATGGAAGTTATGTTCAGGTCACATATGCTAATGATGATTTAATGGTGAAACACCAAAATGGTCAAATGTACTTACCAGTTGAACTTAGTCAATCTACGCGAGAATTACTTTATATTGCGTTACGATTCAGCTTAATTATGACATTAAAACCATATTATCCGTTCCCAATTATCATTGATGATGCATTTGTGCACTTTGATAAGAAACGTAAAGAACGCATGATGGATTACTTACGTAAACTTTCGCAAAGTTATCAAATTTTATACTTTACTTGCGTTAAAGATTCAAGCGTACCATCTAAACAAATCGTTACATTAAATAAATTAGAGGAAGGCGGTAAATAA
- the yhaM gene encoding 3'-5' exoribonuclease YhaM: protein MRNVEKLNPGDSVDHFFLIHKATQGVTAQGKDYMTLYLQDKSGDIEAKLWTVSKEDMNLLQPEKIVHVTGDVINYRGRKQMKINKFKLATEEDNVKTQDFVDGAPLTPDEIQEEISHYMLDIENASLQRITRHLIRKYQESFFTFPAASSHHHNFASGLSYHVLTMLKVAKSICDIYPTLNRSLLYSSIILHDLGKVKELSGPVATTYTVEGNLLGHISIASEEVAEAARELKIEGEEVMLLRHMILAHHGKMEYGSPKLPHLKEAEILFFIDNIDAKMNMFDKAFKKTEKGQFTERIFGLEGRQFYKPTSLD from the coding sequence ATGCGTAATGTAGAAAAATTAAATCCTGGAGATTCAGTCGATCATTTCTTCCTTATTCACAAAGCAACACAAGGTGTAACAGCGCAAGGTAAAGATTATATGACATTGTATTTGCAAGATAAAAGTGGTGATATAGAAGCCAAATTATGGACGGTCAGTAAAGAAGATATGAACCTATTACAACCAGAAAAAATAGTTCATGTTACTGGAGACGTTATTAACTATCGAGGACGTAAGCAAATGAAAATTAATAAATTTAAATTAGCTACGGAAGAAGATAATGTTAAGACACAAGACTTTGTCGATGGGGCGCCTTTAACACCGGACGAAATTCAAGAAGAAATCTCTCATTATATGTTAGATATTGAAAATGCGAGTTTACAACGTATTACAAGACATTTAATACGTAAATATCAAGAGTCATTTTTCACATTTCCAGCAGCAAGTTCACATCACCATAATTTTGCCAGTGGCTTAAGTTATCACGTGTTAACGATGCTAAAAGTTGCTAAATCAATTTGTGATATTTATCCTACGCTAAATCGCAGTTTATTATATAGTTCTATTATTTTGCATGATTTAGGTAAAGTTAAAGAATTGAGTGGCCCTGTAGCAACGACTTATACAGTAGAAGGAAATTTATTAGGTCATATTTCTATTGCTAGCGAAGAAGTTGCAGAGGCAGCAAGAGAGCTTAAAATAGAAGGCGAAGAAGTGATGTTATTAAGACATATGATTTTGGCGCATCACGGAAAAATGGAATACGGTTCACCAAAATTACCTCATTTAAAAGAAGCGGAAATATTATTTTTCATTGATAATATTGATGCGAAAATGAATATGTTTGATAAAGCATTTAAAAAGACTGAAAAAGGTCAGTTTACTGAACGTATTTTTGGTTTAGAAGGTCGTCAATTTTATAAACCGACATCGTTAGACTAA
- a CDS encoding foldase protein PrsA, translated as MKSFKKILIPVAASTVLLGACGNHATDSKENTLISSKAGDVKVSDVMNKLGDEQIANSSFQILLNKLLADKYKDKVNTQDIDKDINKEEKQYGGKDQFESMLKQQNMTLDDYKEQKKLQAYQKELLADKVNLSDKEIKEDTKKGSHILIKVKENKDDKQGLSDKDAKKKAEDIQKQVEKDPDKFSEIAKKESQDKASAKKGGSLGYVIKGQMDSKFEKALFKLKEGHVSKIVKTDYGYHIIKADKESDFDKEKGKLKSKLIQEKVQKDPKLLTDAYKSLLKEYKVDYKDRDIKKAIEGSILDPQKIKQQQQQQQQQQSAGGTSGGNATMSTGQ; from the coding sequence ATGAAATCATTTAAAAAGATATTAATTCCTGTTGCTGCTAGTACTGTCTTATTAGGAGCATGCGGTAATCATGCTACAGATTCAAAAGAAAATACACTTATTTCATCTAAAGCTGGTGACGTTAAAGTATCAGATGTTATGAATAAACTAGGAGATGAACAAATCGCTAACAGTTCATTCCAAATTTTACTTAACAAATTATTAGCTGATAAATATAAAGACAAAGTAAACACTCAAGACATTGATAAAGATATTAACAAAGAAGAAAAACAATATGGTGGAAAAGACCAATTTGAGAGCATGCTTAAACAACAAAACATGACGCTAGATGACTATAAAGAGCAGAAAAAATTACAAGCATATCAAAAAGAACTTCTTGCTGATAAAGTAAACTTATCAGATAAAGAAATTAAAGAGGATACTAAAAAAGGTTCTCATATTTTAATTAAAGTTAAAGAGAACAAAGACGATAAACAAGGTTTATCTGATAAAGATGCGAAGAAAAAAGCTGAAGATATTCAAAAGCAAGTTGAAAAAGACCCAGACAAATTTAGCGAAATTGCGAAAAAAGAATCTCAAGACAAGGCATCAGCTAAAAAAGGCGGTAGCTTAGGCTACGTTATCAAAGGTCAAATGGATAGCAAGTTTGAAAAAGCCCTCTTCAAACTTAAAGAAGGTCATGTTTCTAAAATTGTAAAAACTGATTATGGTTACCATATTATTAAAGCAGATAAAGAATCTGACTTTGATAAAGAAAAAGGTAAACTTAAATCTAAATTAATTCAAGAAAAAGTACAAAAAGACCCTAAATTACTAACAGATGCTTATAAATCATTACTTAAAGAATACAAAGTTGACTATAAAGACAGAGATATTAAAAAAGCAATTGAAGGTTCTATTTTAGATCCACAAAAAATTAAACAACAACAGCAGCAACAACAGCAACAACAATCAGCAGGTGGCACTTCAGGTGGTAACGCAACAATGTCTACTGGACAATAA
- a CDS encoding DUF3267 domain-containing protein: MYLCSRQIDINARFGLPRIAFLSFVTTIITFLVSFEIMHYFTDTKLTDRYFLIFLIFVLILYPIHKAIHLIFLSPYYKSFKKYKLLRHKRIPFYNTYVNTPVNKYYFCLDLIMPFIIITITCAYLTSLFPQFGHYLMFILALNIGYSVMDFLYLKIIIFSNEGSYIEEHQTGINVLNWVDSRQTLKDRI, translated from the coding sequence ATGTATTTATGTTCACGACAAATTGATATTAATGCACGTTTTGGGTTACCTAGAATTGCATTCCTAAGTTTCGTAACTACTATTATTACATTTTTAGTTAGTTTCGAAATTATGCATTATTTTACAGATACTAAATTAACTGATCGTTATTTTTTAATATTTTTGATTTTCGTGTTAATTTTATATCCGATTCATAAAGCTATACATTTAATCTTTTTATCGCCCTATTACAAATCATTTAAAAAATATAAACTATTAAGACATAAGCGAATACCATTTTATAATACTTATGTTAATACACCGGTTAATAAATATTATTTTTGTCTAGACTTAATTATGCCATTCATTATAATCACTATAACTTGTGCATATCTTACATCGTTATTCCCACAATTCGGCCATTATCTTATGTTTATATTGGCACTGAATATTGGATACTCAGTGATGGATTTTCTGTATTTAAAAATTATTATTTTTTCAAATGAGGGTTCTTATATTGAAGAACATCAAACTGGTATTAATGTTTTAAATTGGGTAGATTCTCGCCAAACATTAAAAGATAGAATTTAA
- a CDS encoding YtxH domain-containing protein — MKATQILLGLGAGVATGVGVVLMNREKQNHQQLAGRTGQPTGAESELNREVNTIKQNVNDIINYVSQIKSESTEFSSSIGDEVKELIGNFQSDINPNIERLQSHIENLQNRGEEISHAFDKEEK, encoded by the coding sequence ATGAAAGCAACTCAAATTTTATTAGGCCTAGGTGCGGGTGTTGCTACTGGTGTTGGCGTTGTACTAATGAATAGAGAAAAACAAAACCATCAACAACTTGCTGGCAGAACTGGCCAACCTACTGGTGCAGAATCTGAGCTTAACCGTGAAGTAAATACTATTAAGCAAAATGTTAATGATATTATTAACTATGTATCTCAAATTAAATCTGAAAGTACAGAGTTTAGTAGTTCAATTGGTGACGAAGTTAAAGAACTTATCGGCAACTTCCAATCTGATATCAATCCAAACATCGAACGTTTACAATCACACATTGAGAACTTACAAAATCGTGGCGAAGAAATCAGCCATGCATTTGATAAAGAAGAAAAGTAA
- a CDS encoding HIT family protein, translated as MTETIFSKIITGEIPSFKVYEDDYVYAFLDISQVTKGHTLLIPKKASPNIFETDAETMQHIGAALPKVANAIKKAFNPDGLNIIQNNGEFADQSVFHLHFHFLPRYENDTDGFGYKWETHEDSIDDEQKAQIAKEIAAQFD; from the coding sequence ATGACTGAAACAATTTTTAGTAAAATCATTACAGGAGAAATACCAAGTTTCAAAGTATATGAAGATGACTATGTTTATGCTTTTTTAGATATTTCACAAGTGACTAAAGGTCATACTTTACTAATACCTAAAAAAGCTTCTCCTAATATTTTTGAAACAGATGCTGAAACAATGCAACATATTGGCGCAGCTTTACCTAAAGTTGCTAATGCAATTAAAAAAGCTTTTAATCCAGACGGTTTAAATATCATTCAAAATAACGGAGAATTTGCAGATCAATCTGTATTCCATCTCCACTTCCACTTCTTACCTCGTTATGAAAATGATACTGATGGTTTTGGTTATAAATGGGAAACACATGAAGATTCAATCGATGATGAGCAAAAAGCTCAAATTGCAAAAGAAATAGCTGCACAATTTGACTAA
- the ecsA gene encoding ABC transporter ATP-binding protein EcsA — protein sequence MTVKVENLTGGYGKKPIINDINFELQAGEIVGLIGLNGAGKSTTIKHMLGLLTPMDGKLTISDININEDVEQYRRKLSYIPESPVIYDELTLEEHIYMTAMAYNISKETAMERARPLLKTFRLEDELNIFPSHFSKGMKQKVMIICAFIVNPDLYIIDEPFLGLDPLGIQSMLDLMVEKKNEDRTVLMSTHILATAEKYCDRFIILDKGKIVAMGDLDTLRKQTGLHDKTLDEIYIHVTQGGEQS from the coding sequence ATGACAGTAAAAGTTGAAAATTTAACAGGTGGTTATGGTAAAAAACCAATAATTAATGATATCAATTTTGAATTACAAGCAGGGGAAATTGTCGGCTTAATAGGATTAAACGGCGCTGGTAAAAGTACGACAATTAAGCACATGCTTGGTTTATTAACTCCAATGGATGGAAAATTAACAATTTCTGATATCAACATTAATGAAGATGTTGAACAATATAGACGCAAATTATCTTATATACCAGAATCGCCAGTAATATATGATGAATTAACACTAGAAGAACATATTTATATGACTGCAATGGCATATAATATAAGTAAAGAAACGGCAATGGAACGTGCACGCCCATTACTGAAAACTTTTCGCTTAGAAGACGAGTTAAATATCTTTCCGAGTCATTTCTCTAAAGGTATGAAGCAAAAAGTAATGATTATATGTGCATTTATAGTTAATCCAGATTTATACATTATCGATGAACCATTTTTAGGTTTAGATCCATTAGGTATTCAATCAATGCTTGATTTAATGGTTGAGAAGAAAAATGAAGACAGAACAGTTTTAATGAGTACGCATATTCTGGCTACTGCAGAAAAATATTGCGATCGTTTTATTATTTTAGATAAAGGTAAAATTGTAGCCATGGGTGATTTAGATACCTTGAGAAAACAAACAGGTCTACATGATAAAACATTAGACGAAATTTATATTCATGTAACCCAAGGTGGGGAACAATCATGA